In Massilia antarctica, the following are encoded in one genomic region:
- a CDS encoding tetratricopeptide repeat protein encodes MLLSARTAIMKTSIAAACLALSLAAHGAAPQPPADDTVRARIDSLGDSTIAALVVEQRWTEVLPLARAWTRSNPGSARAWYYLGKAQHHLDKTAEAETSLKRALALAPDDAQTLNELGIIANSRDKREAAIGYYERAHKADPTLPAVAENLGAVLAASGKYQPARTALLNAIELDPSSSFAWHTLGTVHEKLGQMAEAEQDYRKALELAPARENTAVALASLLHAQGKYAYALQVYRTAVRQRADDPAVWHGMSNSMASIGRIDDAVNASRRAIRLDPTYAAAWHGLGVRYLQKRNFAKALIALNKSVVLDPGSANAWTSLVVLHSLRQDQPAKRKALERLRKLDRAAADSLSK; translated from the coding sequence ATGCTCCTTTCCGCCCGCACCGCCATCATGAAAACCTCGATCGCCGCCGCCTGCCTGGCCTTGTCCTTGGCCGCCCACGGCGCGGCGCCCCAGCCGCCCGCCGACGACACCGTACGCGCCCGGATCGACAGCCTGGGCGACAGCACCATCGCCGCCCTGGTCGTCGAGCAGCGCTGGACCGAGGTGCTGCCGCTGGCACGCGCCTGGACCCGCAGCAATCCGGGCTCGGCGCGCGCCTGGTACTACCTCGGCAAGGCCCAGCACCACCTCGACAAGACCGCCGAGGCCGAAACCTCGCTCAAGCGCGCCCTGGCCCTGGCGCCGGACGATGCCCAGACCCTCAACGAGCTGGGCATCATCGCCAACAGCCGCGACAAGCGCGAAGCGGCCATCGGCTACTACGAGCGCGCCCACAAGGCCGACCCGACCCTGCCGGCGGTGGCCGAGAACCTGGGCGCGGTACTGGCCGCGTCCGGCAAATACCAGCCTGCCCGCACGGCGCTGCTGAACGCCATCGAACTCGATCCATCCAGCAGCTTCGCCTGGCATACCCTCGGCACGGTGCACGAAAAGCTCGGCCAGATGGCGGAAGCGGAACAGGATTACCGCAAGGCGCTGGAACTGGCGCCGGCCCGCGAAAACACCGCCGTCGCGCTGGCCTCGCTGCTCCATGCGCAAGGCAAGTATGCCTACGCCCTGCAGGTCTACCGCACCGCGGTGCGGCAGCGCGCCGACGACCCGGCCGTGTGGCACGGCATGAGCAATTCGATGGCCTCGATCGGGCGCATCGACGACGCCGTCAACGCCAGCCGGCGCGCAATCCGCCTCGACCCCACCTACGCCGCCGCCTGGCACGGGCTGGGCGTGCGCTATTTGCAAAAGCGCAATTTCGCCAAGGCCCTGATCGCCCTGAACAAATCGGTCGTCCTCGATCCGGGCTCGGCCAATGCATGGACCAGCCTGGTCGTGCTGCACAGCCTGCGCCAGGACCAGCCGGCCAAGCGCAAGGCGCTCGAGCGCCTGCGCAAGCTCGACCGCGCCGCCGCGGATAGCCTCAGCAAGTAA
- a CDS encoding SEL1-like repeat protein yields the protein MNIALRPLLASVAVAFFLSGCASAPATDTAKTAPQYGVLVQNGKLTEEGELRRDLGLEHSAAGRHGAAYAQWLPLAEQGHSESQFNLGLMLRDGLGVPADPAKSLEWTRKAAAANYPDAYLALGVRHANGTGVNKDPAEALRLWRQGAALGDANSAFYAGQALFFGLDVARDGPGGLKLLLQAAQADTPSVRAQSILGMIYLTGEEGVPRDYAKARQWLSLAAAGEESQAQHHLGVMYQFGRGGPADQRKAVAWYERAARQGNPASLNNLGTFYKNGKVLPKDVKKAREYFERAHEGGNLDGTVNLGDMLFMGRGGAAERDKAVALYKQAADAAHAPGQCRYARALRHGEGVAANADEAALWLGKARAAKQACDIQLPLAAFLK from the coding sequence ATGAACATCGCCCTCCGCCCCCTGCTCGCCAGCGTCGCTGTCGCCTTCTTCTTGTCCGGCTGCGCCAGCGCGCCGGCCACGGATACCGCCAAAACCGCGCCCCAGTACGGCGTGCTGGTCCAGAACGGCAAGCTGACCGAAGAAGGCGAACTGCGGCGCGACCTGGGACTCGAACACTCGGCCGCCGGGCGCCACGGCGCCGCCTACGCCCAGTGGCTGCCGCTGGCCGAACAGGGCCATAGCGAATCGCAGTTCAATCTGGGCCTGATGCTGCGCGACGGCCTCGGCGTGCCGGCCGACCCCGCCAAGTCGCTCGAATGGACGCGCAAGGCGGCCGCCGCCAACTATCCGGACGCCTACCTGGCGCTGGGCGTGCGCCATGCCAATGGCACCGGCGTGAACAAGGATCCGGCCGAAGCGCTGCGCCTGTGGCGCCAGGGCGCCGCGCTGGGCGACGCCAACAGCGCCTTCTACGCCGGCCAGGCCCTGTTCTTCGGCCTGGACGTGGCGCGCGACGGCCCCGGCGGCCTCAAGCTGCTGCTGCAGGCGGCCCAGGCCGACACGCCCAGCGTGCGCGCCCAGTCGATCCTCGGCATGATCTACCTGACCGGCGAGGAAGGCGTGCCGCGCGACTACGCCAAGGCGCGCCAGTGGCTGTCCCTGGCCGCGGCCGGCGAGGAAAGCCAGGCCCAGCACCACCTGGGCGTGATGTACCAGTTCGGGCGCGGCGGCCCGGCCGACCAGCGTAAAGCGGTGGCCTGGTACGAACGCGCCGCGCGCCAGGGCAATCCGGCCTCGCTCAACAACCTGGGTACCTTCTACAAGAACGGCAAGGTCTTGCCGAAAGACGTGAAAAAGGCGCGCGAGTACTTCGAGCGTGCCCACGAGGGCGGCAATCTGGACGGCACGGTGAACCTGGGCGACATGCTGTTCATGGGCCGCGGCGGCGCGGCCGAGCGCGACAAGGCGGTGGCGCTGTACAAGCAGGCCGCCGACGCGGCGCATGCACCGGGCCAGTGCCGCTATGCGCGCGCGCTGCGCCATGGCGAAGGCGTGGCCGCCAATGCCGACGAAGCGGCGCTGTGGCTGGGCAAGGCCAGGGCCGCGAAACAGGCGTGCGACATCCAGCTGCCGCTTGCCGCTTTCCTGAAATAA
- a CDS encoding DUF1289 domain-containing protein, with protein MSAPPNDGAMKAPERPDTPCVAVCSTTFDEICRGCGRSVVEVAHWVSMSDADKEVVWVRILAQGYPRRNT; from the coding sequence ATGTCGGCCCCGCCAAATGATGGCGCCATGAAGGCCCCTGAACGGCCGGACACGCCCTGTGTCGCGGTCTGCTCGACCACGTTCGATGAGATTTGCCGCGGCTGCGGACGCAGCGTGGTGGAAGTGGCGCACTGGGTGTCGATGAGCGATGCCGACAAGGAAGTGGTGTGGGTCCGCATCCTTGCGCAAGGCTACCCTCGCCGCAATACCTGA
- a CDS encoding response regulator: MILIVDDDMGMAETCAMLLETHGFEVGIAASGAQALARIRQAAPELVITDCVMPGMSGPELSARLKADPLTARLPVLLMSGSLRCEVGKNASYDGFLRKPFLAENLLAEVSSLLAAARTADDRYAKV; encoded by the coding sequence ATGATATTGATAGTCGACGATGATATGGGCATGGCCGAAACCTGCGCGATGTTGCTCGAAACGCATGGATTTGAGGTGGGTATCGCAGCCAGTGGTGCTCAAGCGCTGGCCAGGATCCGGCAAGCGGCACCTGAACTTGTCATTACGGACTGTGTCATGCCGGGGATGAGCGGCCCTGAACTGAGCGCGCGTTTGAAAGCCGATCCATTGACAGCACGACTGCCGGTATTACTTATGAGTGGCTCCTTGCGATGCGAAGTCGGCAAGAATGCAAGTTATGATGGGTTTCTGAGGAAACCATTTTTGGCGGAAAACTTGCTGGCGGAAGTAAGTAGCTTGCTTGCCGCGGCACGCACTGCCGACGACCGTTATGCCAAGGTATAA
- a CDS encoding DUF1415 domain-containing protein, which translates to MSTPNLNADDDQIIAATQQWLEKAVIGLNLCPFAKAVHVKKQVRYVVSSATTPEVLLETLMNELQLLSDTDPEDIDTTLLIHPFVLGDFLDYNEFLDVADAALEDMQLDGELQVASFHPQYQFADTDINDISNFTNRAPYPILHLLREDSIERAVEAFPEASEIFDKNIETMEKLGHDGWDSLDVGPAK; encoded by the coding sequence ATGAGCACCCCCAATCTGAACGCCGACGATGATCAGATCATTGCCGCTACACAACAATGGCTGGAAAAAGCCGTCATCGGGCTCAATCTCTGTCCGTTCGCCAAGGCCGTTCATGTGAAAAAGCAGGTGCGCTATGTCGTTTCCAGCGCGACCACGCCGGAAGTCTTGCTCGAAACCCTGATGAATGAATTGCAACTGCTGTCCGATACCGACCCGGAAGACATCGACACCACCCTGCTGATCCATCCCTTCGTGCTGGGCGACTTCCTCGACTACAACGAATTTCTCGACGTGGCCGATGCCGCGCTGGAAGACATGCAGCTCGACGGCGAATTGCAGGTGGCCAGTTTCCATCCGCAATATCAGTTCGCGGACACCGATATCAACGACATCAGCAACTTCACCAACCGCGCGCCTTACCCCATCCTGCACCTGCTGCGCGAAGACAGCATCGAGCGGGCGGTCGAGGCTTTCCCGGAAGCGTCGGAGATTTTCGATAAAAACATTGAAACCATGGAAAAGCTCGGCCATGACGGCTGGGATTCGCTCGATGTCGGCCCCGCCAAATGA
- a CDS encoding bifunctional diguanylate cyclase/phosphodiesterase codes for MLSTAYQRFRTKLSQLYGLSIYGALMLVVFGGLVIPAIIGSYVLIGVQERTAAKAVLSESLRRNVDILALGMQESLWNMNAESAQSLVESVMRDPSVLHIRVIGQSDAQFINIHSAQRPVGQIYRAERDILVRGERIGVVVVEMDDARSQQELRNKQSNYAFVLAFQLTVSLVLIVLFLNKRLLVPLRQLMKFSDRLSHGDFETRLELEGSDELGRLAKQMEQMRVAIKHLFEDIGRREERFRTIVTQVPGAVFRVRPGGSIDFVSDAIEDISGYPAALFLRSTTDAWSDLICPEDRRMQSRTVREAMASGRPYEIEYRIVDAAGIERWVSENGQPQAGAVPEKSWVDGIIADISERKSNEMRIEALLTEQSAILDNVMFGVMFVRERRIVSANRRCEDLFGYASGEMTGKLADILYPSHDEFVRAGEQQYAALAEDNDYNEERQYLKKDGSAFWCRVSGCALDPARPNGGSIWVYADVTERREAEEKLRLSATVLEHIADAVVVIDVDLGIVAVNPAFTRITGFSESDAVGKDVRLTRSPTENAAVYQQMWAELGQAGFWRGERWDTRKNGDVYLQWLTVSAVRDDHGVTTHYVAVFSDITKAKQSQEQLDHMAHHDSLTALPNRLLFHDRLLHALKRAARDGQQLAVLFIDLDRFKNVNDTLGHHVGDELLKQVAAALQGKLREGDTLARLGGDEFIVLLENVSGQSGAGQVAEKLMAMFEQPFIVSDYELFVTGSVGISVFPDDAADLNMLIRNADVAMYQAKARGRNGYQFYAPSMTGEGVERLRMEAMLRRSIDKNEIFLNYQPQVEIDSGRLIGVEALVRWNNPELGNVPPVRFIPLAEDTGFINQLGKWVLDEACRQMIRWEAAGLHVPKIAVNLSVKQFERGSIVNMVADILKETGLAPQRLQLEVTESVIMNTGDALVFINDLHSIGVGLAIDDFGTGYSSLAYLKQLPVQTLKIDRSFIKDISTDVNDEAIAIAIIQLGKSMNLSVIAEGVETEEQAAFLLRHGCNLAQGYLYSRPELPETILTRWPARLPA; via the coding sequence ATGCTTAGCACGGCCTACCAACGTTTCCGTACCAAGCTCAGCCAGCTGTACGGACTGTCGATTTACGGCGCGCTGATGCTGGTCGTTTTCGGCGGGCTGGTCATTCCTGCCATCATCGGCAGCTACGTGCTGATCGGGGTGCAGGAGCGCACGGCGGCCAAGGCGGTACTGAGCGAGTCGCTGCGCCGCAATGTCGACATCCTCGCCCTCGGCATGCAGGAGTCGCTGTGGAACATGAACGCCGAGTCGGCCCAGTCGCTGGTCGAATCGGTGATGCGCGATCCCTCGGTGCTGCACATCCGGGTGATCGGCCAGTCCGACGCCCAGTTCATCAACATCCATTCGGCCCAGCGTCCGGTAGGCCAGATCTACCGCGCCGAACGCGACATCCTGGTGCGCGGCGAGCGCATCGGCGTGGTCGTGGTCGAGATGGACGATGCCCGCAGCCAGCAGGAATTGCGCAACAAGCAGTCCAACTATGCCTTCGTGCTGGCGTTCCAGCTGACCGTGTCGCTGGTGCTGATCGTCCTGTTCCTCAACAAGCGCCTGCTGGTGCCGTTGCGCCAGCTGATGAAATTTTCCGACCGCCTCTCGCATGGCGACTTCGAAACGCGCCTCGAACTCGAAGGCAGCGATGAACTGGGCCGCCTGGCCAAGCAGATGGAGCAGATGCGGGTCGCCATCAAGCACCTGTTCGAGGACATCGGCCGGCGCGAGGAGCGCTTTCGCACCATCGTCACCCAGGTCCCGGGCGCGGTGTTTCGGGTGCGCCCGGGCGGCTCGATCGATTTCGTCAGCGACGCCATCGAAGACATTTCCGGCTATCCGGCCGCGCTGTTCTTGCGCAGCACCACCGATGCCTGGTCGGACCTGATCTGTCCCGAAGACCGGCGCATGCAGAGCCGCACCGTGCGCGAAGCGATGGCCAGCGGACGCCCGTACGAGATCGAATACCGCATCGTCGACGCCGCCGGCATCGAGCGCTGGGTGTCCGAGAACGGCCAGCCGCAAGCGGGGGCCGTGCCCGAAAAATCGTGGGTGGACGGGATCATCGCCGACATCAGCGAACGCAAAAGCAACGAGATGCGCATCGAAGCGCTGCTGACCGAGCAAAGCGCGATTCTCGACAACGTCATGTTCGGCGTGATGTTCGTGCGCGAGCGCCGCATCGTGTCGGCCAACCGCCGCTGCGAAGACCTGTTCGGCTACGCCAGCGGCGAGATGACCGGCAAGCTGGCCGACATCCTGTACCCGAGCCACGACGAATTCGTGCGCGCCGGCGAACAGCAATACGCGGCCCTGGCGGAGGACAACGACTACAACGAAGAGCGCCAGTACTTGAAAAAGGATGGCAGCGCCTTCTGGTGCCGCGTGAGCGGCTGCGCGCTCGACCCGGCCCGCCCCAACGGCGGCAGCATCTGGGTCTATGCCGACGTCACCGAACGGCGCGAGGCCGAGGAAAAACTGCGTCTGTCGGCCACGGTGCTCGAACATATCGCCGATGCCGTCGTGGTCATCGACGTCGACCTTGGTATCGTTGCCGTCAATCCGGCCTTCACCCGGATCACGGGCTTCAGCGAAAGCGACGCGGTCGGCAAGGATGTGCGCCTGACCCGCTCGCCCACCGAAAATGCGGCCGTGTACCAGCAGATGTGGGCCGAACTGGGCCAAGCCGGTTTCTGGCGCGGCGAGCGCTGGGACACGCGCAAGAACGGCGACGTTTATCTGCAATGGCTGACCGTGTCGGCGGTGCGCGACGATCACGGCGTCACCACCCACTACGTGGCCGTGTTCAGCGACATCACCAAGGCCAAGCAATCGCAGGAGCAGCTCGATCACATGGCGCACCACGATTCGCTCACGGCGCTGCCCAACCGCCTGCTGTTCCACGACCGCCTGCTGCATGCGCTCAAGCGCGCCGCGCGCGACGGCCAGCAGCTGGCGGTGCTGTTCATCGATCTCGATCGCTTCAAGAACGTCAACGACACGCTCGGCCACCACGTCGGCGACGAGCTGCTCAAGCAGGTCGCCGCGGCCTTGCAGGGCAAGCTGCGCGAAGGCGACACCCTGGCGCGCCTGGGCGGGGACGAATTCATCGTCCTGCTCGAAAATGTCAGCGGCCAGTCCGGCGCCGGCCAGGTGGCCGAAAAACTGATGGCCATGTTCGAGCAGCCTTTCATCGTGTCCGACTACGAGTTGTTCGTCACCGGCAGCGTCGGCATCAGCGTGTTCCCGGACGACGCGGCCGACCTGAATATGTTGATCCGTAATGCCGACGTGGCCATGTACCAGGCCAAGGCGCGCGGGCGCAACGGCTACCAGTTCTACGCGCCGTCGATGACCGGCGAAGGCGTCGAGCGCCTGCGCATGGAAGCGATGCTGCGCCGCTCGATCGACAAGAACGAGATCTTCCTCAATTACCAGCCGCAGGTTGAAATCGATAGCGGCCGCCTGATCGGGGTCGAGGCGCTGGTGCGCTGGAATAATCCGGAACTGGGCAACGTGCCGCCGGTGCGCTTCATTCCGCTGGCCGAGGACACCGGTTTCATCAACCAGCTCGGCAAGTGGGTGCTGGACGAAGCCTGCCGCCAGATGATCCGCTGGGAAGCGGCCGGCCTGCACGTGCCGAAGATCGCGGTCAACCTGTCGGTCAAGCAGTTCGAGCGCGGCAGCATCGTCAACATGGTGGCCGATATCCTCAAGGAGACCGGCCTGGCGCCCCAGCGCCTGCAGCTCGAAGTGACCGAGTCGGTGATCATGAATACGGGCGACGCGCTGGTCTTCATCAACGACCTGCACTCGATCGGCGTGGGGCTGGCGATCGACGATTTCGGTACCGGCTATTCGTCGCTGGCCTACCTCAAGCAGTTGCCGGTGCAGACCTTGAAAATCGACCGCAGCTTCATCAAGGATATCTCGACCGACGTGAACGACGAGGCGATCGCCATCGCCATCATCCAGCTTGGCAAGAGCATGAACCTGTCGGTGATCGCCGAGGGCGTCGAGACCGAGGAGCAGGCCGCCTTTTTGCTGCGCCACGGCTGCAACCTGGCGCAGGGCTACCTGTACAGCCGCCCGGAACTGCCCGAAACGATCCTGACGCGCTGGCCGGCACGCTTGCCGGCGTAA
- a CDS encoding sensor histidine kinase has translation MRLSLFIHRNLDAILQEWEDFAVTLAPLADADRVELRDHATAVLNVIITDLDTAQNASQSIAKSKGHGPVAAGDTAAEVHAAARMASGLNSDQVMAEFRALRSSVLRLWARSVPITTAEEIQDMVRFNEAIDQAQSESMARYSKLLRDAQSLFLAILGHDVRSPLGAVSMGAQVLLHDQTLPAKVLKVGLRIFNSAKRVDEIVRDLLDFSTSHLGEGIPIDPYTVDLDQICLNVVEEARTFHPERHIELVSEGNLVGTWDGPRLAQAFSNLISNAIQHGKPEGTIRIAINGSAADVLFEVRNEAEVIPPAKLRTLFDPVKSFAIRPPSERSISRVQNLGLGLYVVKEIVKAHEGRISVSSTQEAGVSFTISLPRLTPHRRDSDA, from the coding sequence ATGCGTCTTTCCCTTTTTATTCATAGAAATCTCGACGCCATTCTCCAGGAGTGGGAAGATTTCGCGGTGACCCTGGCGCCCCTGGCGGACGCCGACCGGGTCGAGTTGCGCGATCATGCAACCGCGGTATTAAACGTCATCATCACCGATCTGGACACCGCGCAGAACGCCAGCCAGAGTATCGCCAAGTCCAAGGGGCACGGTCCCGTTGCGGCGGGCGACACCGCAGCCGAAGTGCATGCCGCCGCGCGCATGGCGTCCGGCTTGAACAGCGACCAGGTCATGGCCGAATTCCGCGCGCTCCGGTCGAGCGTTCTGCGCTTGTGGGCGCGCAGCGTGCCCATCACCACAGCGGAAGAAATCCAGGATATGGTCCGTTTCAATGAAGCCATCGATCAGGCGCAAAGCGAGTCGATGGCCCGTTATTCGAAACTGCTGCGCGATGCCCAAAGCTTGTTTTTAGCCATTCTCGGGCACGATGTGCGCTCGCCGCTGGGCGCCGTGAGCATGGGCGCTCAAGTCTTGCTGCATGACCAAACCTTGCCTGCCAAGGTACTCAAGGTTGGCCTGAGGATTTTTAACAGTGCAAAACGGGTGGACGAGATCGTGCGCGATCTGCTCGACTTCTCGACCTCGCACTTGGGCGAAGGGATTCCCATCGATCCTTATACGGTTGACCTCGATCAGATATGCCTGAATGTGGTGGAGGAAGCAAGAACCTTCCATCCCGAGCGTCACATCGAGCTTGTTTCCGAGGGCAATTTAGTCGGTACCTGGGATGGACCGCGTTTGGCACAGGCATTTTCCAACTTGATCTCCAATGCCATTCAGCATGGAAAACCGGAGGGCACGATCCGGATCGCTATCAACGGTAGCGCCGCTGACGTGTTGTTTGAGGTAAGGAACGAAGCGGAGGTGATTCCCCCGGCGAAACTGCGAACCCTATTCGATCCCGTGAAAAGCTTCGCCATCCGTCCGCCCAGCGAGCGGAGCATCTCCAGGGTGCAAAATCTCGGCTTGGGCCTGTACGTGGTAAAAGAAATCGTCAAGGCACATGAAGGCCGGATTTCTGTTTCTTCCACTCAAGAGGCTGGGGTAAGCTTTACGATCAGCCTGCCTCGGCTCACGCCCCATCGCAGAGATAGCGACGCGTAG
- a CDS encoding DUF1993 domain-containing protein, which produces MTFSMYDASVPVFKQILTSLSAIIDKAEAHATEKKIEPAALLQARLYPDMFPFQRQVQVAADFAKGCCARLAGVDVPRYEDSEHTFADLKERIAKTLEFIDGLPQDGIEASAQRDISTSSGANAKQFKGQVYLVHYALPHFYFHATTAYAILRHNGVEVGKKDFIGAF; this is translated from the coding sequence ATGACTTTTTCCATGTACGACGCCTCGGTGCCCGTTTTCAAGCAGATCCTGACCAGCCTGTCGGCCATCATCGACAAGGCCGAAGCCCACGCCACCGAAAAGAAAATCGAACCGGCCGCCCTGTTGCAGGCGCGCCTGTACCCCGACATGTTCCCCTTCCAGCGCCAGGTCCAGGTTGCCGCCGACTTCGCCAAGGGCTGCTGCGCCCGTCTGGCAGGGGTGGACGTGCCGCGCTATGAAGATAGCGAGCACACCTTCGCCGACCTGAAAGAGCGCATCGCCAAGACCCTGGAGTTCATCGACGGCTTGCCGCAGGACGGCATCGAAGCGAGCGCCCAGCGCGACATCAGCACCAGCAGCGGCGCCAACGCCAAGCAATTCAAGGGCCAGGTCTATCTGGTGCACTACGCGCTGCCGCACTTCTATTTCCACGCCACCACCGCGTACGCGATCCTGCGCCATAACGGCGTGGAAGTGGGCAAGAAGGATTTCATCGGCGCGTTTTAA
- a CDS encoding xanthine dehydrogenase family protein molybdopterin-binding subunit, translated as MSQTTPKNKTRRRFLLGGLAAGGALVVGWGIQPPRQRLHTAQPLPVSGGAVALNGWVAIAPDGTVSVVVPRCEMGQGVNTALPMLLAEELDVPLAQVRITQAPIDKIFSNLEVLRENLPFHPDDRGSVKEGAQWMLAKVARELGIMMTGGSSSVKDAWLPMREAGAVARAMLIAAAAQEWGVPAAQCKGMGGFVVHQGGKRASYGSLAAKAAAAGLDIAASDVRLKEPGEFTLIGTPQARRDSPAKVNGSAMFGIDARPPGMLYAAVAMSPVVGGTVASFDAARAKAMPGVKGVVDVSSALSGQTGAGAGVAVIADSYWRARQALGALAVKWNEGVNAGLSSADIFKGFAGALDTESGFTYYKHGDVTAAAGAVKTIRAEYRAPFLAHATMEPMNCTAQVAGGKVRLWASTQVPSICVDMAAKVANVSRADVSVDVLLLGGGFGRRLEVDMVAQAVAVAMAAGGKPVQLVWSREDDMTHDVYRPAALARFTGKVDARGGIVSYDNKSVSGSIGHQYFPRNLGLPGVGPDKTTAEGEYDMQYEIDNQRVVHVIVDSQVPLGYWRSVGHSHNAFFKESFIDELAHAAGQDGAPFRRALLARHPRHLAVLDAALARAGTAPEGRAHGVALHQSFGSIVAQVAEVSVTDKQIRVHRVVCAIDCGLAVNPNIIAQQMESAVVFGLSAALAGEITLKNGRVEQGNFGDYPVLRIDSAPEVETVIIKSAEPPEGVGEPGTPPIAPAVANAVFKLTGQRLRSLPLRLA; from the coding sequence ATGAGCCAGACTACACCGAAGAACAAGACCCGCCGCCGTTTTCTGCTTGGCGGCCTCGCCGCCGGCGGCGCCCTGGTGGTGGGCTGGGGCATCCAGCCGCCGCGCCAGCGCCTGCACACGGCGCAGCCCTTGCCGGTGTCCGGCGGCGCCGTGGCGCTGAACGGCTGGGTGGCGATCGCGCCCGACGGCACGGTGTCGGTGGTGGTGCCGCGCTGCGAAATGGGGCAGGGCGTGAACACCGCGCTGCCGATGCTGCTGGCCGAGGAGCTCGACGTGCCGCTGGCGCAGGTGCGCATCACCCAGGCGCCGATCGACAAGATCTTCAGCAATCTCGAAGTGCTGCGCGAAAACCTGCCGTTCCATCCCGATGACCGCGGCAGTGTCAAGGAAGGCGCGCAGTGGATGCTCGCAAAAGTGGCGCGCGAGCTGGGGATCATGATGACCGGCGGGTCGAGCAGCGTCAAGGATGCCTGGCTGCCGATGCGCGAAGCGGGCGCCGTGGCGCGCGCCATGCTGATCGCTGCCGCGGCGCAGGAATGGGGCGTGCCGGCCGCGCAGTGCAAGGGGATGGGAGGCTTCGTGGTCCACCAGGGCGGCAAGCGCGCCTCGTACGGCAGCCTGGCCGCCAAGGCGGCGGCGGCCGGCCTCGATATCGCCGCCTCCGACGTGCGTCTCAAGGAACCGGGCGAATTCACCCTGATCGGCACGCCCCAGGCGCGCCGCGATTCGCCGGCCAAGGTCAATGGCAGCGCCATGTTCGGGATCGACGCGCGCCCGCCCGGCATGCTGTACGCGGCGGTGGCGATGTCGCCGGTGGTGGGCGGCACGGTCGCCTCGTTCGATGCCGCCAGGGCGAAGGCAATGCCGGGTGTGAAGGGCGTGGTCGACGTGTCGTCCGCGCTGTCCGGGCAAACCGGCGCCGGCGCCGGTGTGGCGGTGATCGCCGATTCGTACTGGCGCGCGCGCCAGGCCTTGGGTGCCCTGGCCGTCAAGTGGAACGAGGGCGTCAATGCCGGCTTGTCGAGCGCCGATATTTTCAAGGGCTTCGCCGGCGCCCTCGATACCGAATCGGGCTTCACCTATTACAAGCATGGCGACGTGACGGCGGCCGCGGGCGCGGTCAAGACCATCCGGGCCGAATACCGCGCGCCTTTCCTCGCCCATGCGACCATGGAACCGATGAATTGCACCGCGCAGGTCGCGGGCGGCAAGGTGAGGTTGTGGGCCTCGACTCAGGTGCCGAGCATCTGCGTCGATATGGCGGCCAAGGTGGCTAATGTGAGCCGCGCCGACGTATCGGTCGACGTGCTGCTGCTGGGCGGCGGCTTCGGGCGCCGCCTGGAGGTGGACATGGTGGCGCAGGCGGTGGCCGTCGCCATGGCGGCCGGCGGCAAGCCGGTGCAGCTGGTCTGGTCGCGCGAGGACGACATGACGCACGATGTGTACCGTCCGGCCGCGCTGGCGCGTTTCACCGGCAAGGTCGATGCCCGGGGCGGCATCGTCAGCTACGACAACAAGTCGGTCAGCGGCTCGATCGGGCATCAGTATTTTCCGCGTAACCTGGGCCTGCCCGGCGTCGGCCCGGACAAGACCACGGCCGAAGGCGAGTACGACATGCAGTACGAGATCGACAACCAGCGCGTGGTGCACGTGATCGTCGACAGCCAGGTGCCGCTCGGTTACTGGCGTTCGGTCGGCCACTCGCACAATGCGTTTTTCAAGGAGAGCTTCATCGACGAACTGGCGCATGCCGCCGGCCAGGATGGGGCGCCCTTCCGGCGCGCGCTGCTGGCGCGCCATCCGCGCCACCTGGCGGTGCTCGACGCCGCCCTGGCCAGGGCCGGCACGGCGCCAGAGGGCCGCGCGCACGGCGTGGCGTTGCACCAGTCGTTCGGCAGCATCGTGGCGCAGGTGGCCGAGGTATCGGTGACGGACAAGCAGATCCGCGTGCACCGCGTGGTGTGCGCGATCGATTGCGGCCTGGCGGTCAATCCGAACATCATCGCGCAGCAGATGGAGTCGGCGGTGGTGTTCGGCCTGTCGGCCGCGCTGGCTGGCGAGATCACGCTCAAGAACGGGAGGGTCGAGCAGGGCAATTTTGGCGACTATCCGGTGCTGCGGATCGACAGCGCGCCCGAGGTGGAGACGGTGATCATCAAGAGCGCCGAGCCGCCCGAAGGCGTGGGCGAGCCGGGCACCCCGCCGATCGCGCCGGCCGTGGCGAACGCGGTATTCAAACTGACCGGGCAGCGCTTGCGCAGCCTGCCGCTGCGCCTGGCGTAG